One region of Cinclus cinclus chromosome 1, bCinCin1.1, whole genome shotgun sequence genomic DNA includes:
- the EXOSC4 gene encoding exosome complex component RRP41, producing the protein MAGLELVSDAGFRADGRRPDELRKVRARLGVLARADGSAYLEQGNTKVLAAVYGPHEVRGSRSKAPPDRALLTCRCSSAPFAGGGERRRRPPQGGGDRRSGERALLLRGVLEGAVLSQLYPRSQIDVHVQVLQADGGELGASVSAAGLALLDAGVALRGAVVAGSAGLAEPPAGPPVALSDLSSAEEAAGGPRLVVATVGGGRLALCQLSARLHRERLRPVLDAAQAACRGLRAVLDGVVRARLRQDTAMEQ; encoded by the exons ATGGCGGGGCTGGAGCTGGTGTCGGATGCCGGGTTCCGGGCCGATGGGCGCCGGCCGGACGAGCTGCGCAAGGTGCGGGCCCGGCTCGGGGTGCTGGCGCGGGCCGACGGCTCGGCCtacctggagcagggaaacacCAAGGTGCTGGCGGCCGTGTACGGCCCGCACGAG GTTCGGGGGTCCCGATCCAAAGCCCCCCCGGACCGAGCCCTGCTCACCTGCCGCTGCAGCTCGGCCCCGTTCGCCGGGGGGGGGGAGAGGCGGCGCCGACCCCCCCAGGGCGGGGGGGACCGCAGGTCGGGGGAGAGAGCCCTGCTGTTGAGGGGGGTGCTGGagggggctgtgctgagccagcTGTACCCCCGCTCCCAGATCGACGTGCACGTCCAG gtgcTGCAGGCGGACGGGGGCGAGCTGGGGGCCAGCGTGAGCGCGGCCGGGCTGGCCCTGCTGGACGCGGGCGTTGCCCTGCGCGGGGCCGTGGTGGCCGGCTCTGCCGGGCTGGCCGAGCCCCCGGCCGGACCCCCGGTGGCCCTGAGCGACCTGAGCTCGGCCGAGGAGGCGGCCGGAGGCCCGAGGTTGGTGGTGGCCACGGTGGGCGGCGGGCGGCTGGCCCTGTGCCAGCTCAGCGCCCGGCTGCACCGGGAGAGGCTGAGGCCGGTGCTGGACGCCGCCCAGGCCGCGTGCCGGGGGCTGCGCGCCGTGCTGGACGGTGTGGTGAGGGCCAGGCTGCGCCAGGACACGGCCATGGAGCAGTGA